CCTTGCTCCTTTTTTCGAAGTATTTTTCGGAACAGTTCCTTAAAGCTATTGAAGTCTACCTCATAGGATAACCCTGCCCCTTGTGTAGAACCCTGTTGGTCCGGTAAAAATGTTTGGATTTCGCTCTGACGGCTAAAAAATTTAGCGCTTAAAGTTCCTTCCTCGTTTAACAACACTTGTATTTCAAAATCCCCCGCTACCAGCGTTTCACTGGAAGCTCCTACCGGAACCCCTACTTTTCCATTAAACAGTACTCTGTCGCTTATCTGGGTCGAAACCGTTACCCCAATACGATCATCTGTTTCTATAGCGGCGTTCCTATCCTGGAGACCCTGTTCATAGGAAAGGCCAAAGTTTAGTTTATCATCGCCCCCTCCTAGAATAGAATTAAGTATACCGGATGCACTTTGCACTAAATTCCCGGTAATGGCTTGCTGATTGATACCACTTTGATCATTAACAAAAGTTCCTTGAGCCAATAAGAATATGGCATTCTTTTCTTCCACTGTTGGGTCTTGCAATCTGTATTCCAATTCGGATTGCACAATGGAATTAGTGCCAGGGAAATCTATTCCAAAATCAATATCCGGATTTTCCAGTTCACCCGTTAATTTGATGACCACATTGGTCGGAATCCTTCTGGTAAACCCTTGGTCATCCAATAGAGGAGCGGGGTTGGCATTTAAAGCATAAACCGCCTCCATACTAAGATTGGCCTCCAATGGTTTTTGGTCCCAATTAATGGTACCCCCAGGTTTCACGGTAAACTTTTTATCAATAATACCTCCAAATTTATAGTTGAATTCTCCCGTTACTACAACAAAGTCTCCATACATCTCAAACTTACCGTTCGTATTGATCTGTATCAAAATAATACCTTCCCCAGTACCTTTCAATGAACTTCCCGTTTTGGTGTCCGTCACTATTTCTACCTCAGCTTCGGGCGTTACATCGAGATTAAATTCTAGCTCTAGTCCCTGATAATCTTTTAGTTGGCGTTGCTCAGCTATTGTTTTAAGATCGTTCTTCTCGATAAAATTGATGAAGGAATAGTCACCGACACTAGCTACATCACTCAAAGGTATTTTTAAAGAGGTACCCCTTGCGGTTTCTCCATCAACATCTATGTTCAATGCAGTTGTGGGGCCATAAATACGCCCAGTACCATTAAGATAACCCGTGCCGTAATACAGGTCACCTTCCTCAAAATCTTTATTAAGGATAAGGAAACGATCATTGTTTGTATCTACGTTTAGATTAAGCACCCAATTATCAAAATAACTATGAGAAATGGTACCGTCCAAAGTAGCTTTTGTGCTATTGTACACATCTTGTAATGCTATATTTTCAAAGTTAAAGGTTTGATTTTCTAGTCGCACCCGTGATCTTGGGCCAAAACCATAATCAACATTGAGATAAGGAATTGCAATACCGGCATCATCCAGGGTCAAAAGACCATTAAAATCAGGATTGTCCACCTCTCCCGTAATATTGACCCTGCCGGACAGGTCTCCTCGAATATTATCTATAACACCTTCTCCCAAAGGGCTAAAAGGTTCTAAATCAAAATCATTGAAATTAGCGACCAAATTAGCCGTTGGCATTTTATTCGTATTATCCAACTTACCTACTACGGCAAATTTTTCGACCCCGTTATCTGAAAGTTGAGAATTTACCTGAAACTCCGTTAAATCTCTATTACCCACAATACTAATAGCCAAATCTCCCAAGCTCATTCCGTTGATTCCAAAGCCTTCAATATTAAGATTGGAAGAAGGTAAATAAATACCGTCCTTTTGCAGCACGTTGAGATTTCCGTTGACCTCGCCTTGCAGTTTAAGGCTGTCTATGACCGGGGTTATTTTATTCAGGGAAACTATCTTAAACTGCAATTGCAAATCTTTATAGGTAGAATCGGCCAATTGTCCTCTTAACCGTATCTGTTCTCGTTGCTCATTGTTCATTACGATTTCTTGTATGGTAATGCTATCCAATGAGCGGTTTAAAATAACCTTGTTCTTGGAATCCCCGTCCTTATTAAGGACCCAAGTATTCCCCTTAAAGCTTACATCCGAGGTCTTTAGACCTATGACGGACTTGTTTTCTTTATTAAAAGTGTGATAAAAGTTTAGATTGTAACTATCATTGAACTCGCTTCCTCCTTTAAATTCTGATCTAAAGAATAAGGTATCCTTTAGGGTGGTATTGATGAGATTAAAATCCTTTAAATTATAATACGGTGTATTTAGGTCACTTACTGTAACATAGGTATTGAACAACGGATTCTTATTATCAATTTTAACTTCAATATTATCCGCACTGTTCCCGAATGCCTGTATACTCGGGGACTCAAAATTAAGTTTAAAATCTCCCTCATCCGCAACTATTTTACCTTTAATAAAAGTATTAGGGTCAAACTTTACTTCCGGAAAAAAAACATCGACTATTTTGTTATATATTTTAAAATTGAAGGTGAGGTTCTGTCCATCCGATATTTGAAAAGGTCTATAATTGGTATAGATACTACCCAAGGAATTCTGCACCAATTTCCCTAGCTCTTTTACTCTAAAATCGCCTTTCATAAACCCGGTTATGATATCGGGGGAATTAATTTTTATGATGCGGGTATTTGGGTTCTCAAAAGAGGAGGTCACCGAAAAATCATCAAAATAATAGGTGTCGTTGGCATTCTGATAGTTGGTCTTACTGAAGTTGATATCTCCCACGATATTGTCTAAAGTGGTTCCATTGATGTTCATGTCCACATTACCTTTAAATATGGAAACACTATCGTTGATAAAGTTCAATTTCTTAAAATCAGCATAGGCTACTGCCGCTTTGAAATTAAAGTTATTCCTAGTTTCACCAAAGTCTGCCAACCCTTTAAAATCGAACTTAATGTTCTCATCATTACTACTCAAAGACCCATCGAACAACTGTTCTTTTAGAATACCGGAGACTTTTAAATCTTTATAATTGTATCGGTTAAATTCAATGCTATATATCTGTCCTATAACCTCGGTGTTCAGTTTTTCTTTTACAAAACCTTTACCCTCAACATTAAAATCAAGGCTGGTTTTTCCTAGACTTTTACTGTCCACGAAATCACCAAGGTCAAAATCTATCAAAGAAACAAAGCCTTTGTAGGCCGCATTATCTATGTTATTGAAATCGGTTATCACCATATCGGCATAACTACTACCAACGGCGGTATTGAGATTTACTTTAGCATCGATGGATGAATCTGTTATCAATGCATTTCCTCTAATGGTGAACTGTCCCAATTTACTAAACGTAGAAGGCAAAGAATTACCTATTAAATTAGGTAACAATGCATTTAATTGATAGTAACTACTGGTTACGTTCTTCATCTTAGCATCTAGTATGAAGCTTTTCTGTTTGTTAAAGAGATTTTTGAAATTAAAATCCCCGCGGATGCCCGTATTATCCGAAAACAAGAATAGATCGTCCGTATTGAGGTCATTGAGAACGCCGTTGACATTAGTTGTTAATGTGGCTATTTTGCCTTTACCAAACTCGTTATAAATTAAATTTATTTCATCAAAAGCAACTACCGATTCTTGAAAAACTGCCTCTACGTTGACCTTATTTAGGAAATCCTTGAAATCTTCTCGATTATAGTTAAATATTAAGTTGCCTTCCAGGTTAGACAAGGGCGTTTTTATATGTAAAGAATCAAAACGCATTTGTTGCTTGGTATATTTAAAATCTGTCTTTAGCCGCTCTACCTGTAGCCCCCGTTTACTGTAAAAAGACATTTCGTCTATATCTGCAGAAACTTCTGGACCCAGTATTTGAAAGTCGTTTGCCTGTATGTTTAATTTCTTGAACAACAGTACCTCGGCATTCTCAAGATTATCGTCTATATATTGAAATTTACTACGCTTTATATCTACGAAAGAAGAAGAGAAGAAAAACGGCGGAGTTCCTGGATTCCTGGGTTTGCCATCGTCCAATTTATCTATAAATACTTCCAAATTGGTATTACGTTCGCCGTAGTAACTTTTGAGTTTAAAGTGAAGGTCATCAACATCGATATCTCCAAATTCCAATTTTCCTTTGGCAAGGTTGCCAACACTGAGAATTGATGTTTTAAGTTCGCTAACGTAAAAAAGTGTGTCTTTTTGATAGTCTTCGATATACACACCTCTTAAAGCGGTATCCCATGTAATTAGCGATACTCTTAACTTTTCAATATTAATATTGGTGCCAAATTCTTTGTTTATAGTAGTGGTAGCATAGTTTGCCAATCTGGTCTGCACCACTTCAAGGGAAAGTATTATGGTACCCAAAACACATATCAATATCAGCACTAACAAAGTCCTGATGAGTATTTTCCTTAGTTTTTTGATAGCGCTTTATGTTTTACCTTTATCATCCAATTTTTATTCCAAAAATGCTAGAAAGCAAAAATATTTATATCCTCGCCATAGAATCTTCTTGTGACGACACTTCGGCTGCAGTACTTCAGAACAATATTGTGCTAAGTAACGTGGTTGCCAATCAGAAAATACATGAGGAATATGGAGGTGTGGTTCCGGAGCTCGCGTCTCGTGCACACCAACAAAATATAGTTCCCGTAGTAAATCAAGCTTTGGCTAAGGCAAATATCGATAAAAAACAGTTATCAGCCATAGCATTTACAAGAGGCCCGGGTCTAATGGGTTCACTTTTGGTCGGGACCTCTTTTGCGAAATCTCTAGCATTAGGTCTGAATATCCCATTAATAGAGGTAAATCACATGCAAGCCCATATTTTGGCGCATTTTATTAAGGAAGAACACATGGCTGCACCCAGTTTTCCATTTTTGGCATTGACCATTAGTGGAGGGCATACCCAAATAGTCAAGGTAGAGGACTATTTTAAAATGGAAATTCTTGGTCAAACATTGGACGACGCCGTTGGAGAAGCCTTTGATAAGAGTGCGAAAATCTTAGGATTACCCTATCCAGGAGGACCCTTAATAGACAAGTACGCTTCTAAGGGAAATCCTTTGCGTTTCGAGTTTCCCCAACCAAAAGTGGATGGTGTAAATTTTAGTTTTAGCGGACTAAAAACAAGCATCCTGTATTTCATTCAAAAGAAAACGAAAGAGGACCCCAATTTTATCAAAGAAAATCTAACGGACATTTGTGCCTCCATACAGTATACCATAGTAAAAATATTGATGAGTAAACTTAAAAAAGCGGTGAAGCTAACGGGTATAAAGCAAGTTGCCATAGGTGGCGGGGTATCCGCTAATTCTGGAATTAGAAGGGCCTTACAAGAAGCAGAGGAGAATTTAGGGTGGGTAACCTATAGTCCTAAATTTGAATACTGCACGGACAACGCGGGTATGATAGGAATCGTAGGGTATTTAAAGTTTTTGAACAAGGATTTTTCAGCACAGCATATTACTGCGAAAGCCAGATATATTATCTAATTAAAATAAGAAATTATGCAATTGTTTTTCAACGCCGAATTGACCAAAACCACCACAAGTTTTGAATTTGATGCCTTGGAGAGTAAGCACATCATTAAAGTGCTTAGAAGAAAACGTGGTGACCAATTGCAGATCACCAATGGAAAGGGCGCTATTTTTGAGGCAACTATAACCGATGACCATGTTAAAAAGTGCACCGTTACCATAACCAAGGTATCACATACCATTCCAAGAAGATATTGGCTACATATGGCAGTTGCTCCAACAAAAACAAACGAGAGATTTGAATGGTTTTTAGAAAAGGCTACTGAAATTGGCGTAAATGAAATAACACCCATAATCTGCGAAAGGTCCGAAAGAAAAACAGTGAAAACAGAACGCTTAAAGAAGGTGGTGCAAGCTGCTATGAAACAGTCTTTTCAATCCTATTTGCCCAAAGTTAACGAACCCGTTTCCCTTAAAGCATTTTTAGAACGACCTAAAGAAGGCTTACTGTTTGTTGCACATTGCGAAGATGATGTAGAAAAGTATGAACTTAAAAGAAGGGTGGCGCCAGACAAACCGGTAACCATCTTAATTGGGCCTGAAGGCGATTTTAGCTCCCAAGAAATCAAACAAGCCACTACGAATGGATTTCTACCCGTTTCCATGGGTAGAAATAGGTTGCGAACAGAAACGGCCGGCATCGTAGCATGCGCTACCATAGCCATGATTAACAATGGCTAATTGCCAAGGGCTAACTTAGCTCCTCCCGTAATATCAAGATTATGGTCCTGTACCAGTAGAAAGACAGAAACTTTATCTTTACTTGTAACCATATCTGGAATCAAGACAGCACCTTCTCCATTTTCAGCTGTTAAGGGAATTGTCTTCTCGCCTACCACTATGTTCGCGTTTTTTAGACTTCTATTTCTATTCTCACCCCTTTTTACCTGAGTAATACGTTCATTCAAAACCGTAACAAGTCGTAATTCCTTATCCTTCAAATTACCCTCAACTTCGTAACTAAAAACAAATTTATCATCTACCCTTTTCCCTTGAAAACTGATCGGATTTATTTGCTCTAGGTTCTTATACGAATCTATTTTATTAATGATTTTCGTTTTATGAGACCCTACGAGATGTTCCTTACCATTAATGACCAATTGCGGTGTATAATTACTTCTACTTCTAAACTTGATATTATAATTGCGCTGTTTTTGCGTATAATCACTTGAGCTAAAAGGGTCTTCCCAGCCGATGTAGTTCCAATAATCTACGTGATAGGAGAGCGCCAGCACATTGTCCGGATATAAATTTTGAACATCGTGCAGAAATGCATCAGCTGGCGGACAACTAGAGCATCCCTGAGAGGTAAAAAGTTCTAAGACCACAAGACCGTTGGCCGCTTCAGAACTTTTCCATTCCTTCGTAAGAGTAGCCGTTTTTTCTGTATTGTACTCTTTAAACGCCATTAGCACAAGGACTAAACTGAATATGACCGGAAGTATTAATTTTCTCATAACTGAATATTTAAAACTTGAACTATTTTAAAGCACTGGTCCAATTATCAACCGTACTTTTGATTTGTTTCAAAGTGATTATATGTAAATTTGATAAAGGATTATTCGAACGGACATGAAACACCTTACAGCCATTTGCATTTTTTGGCTTTTATTTATGAATTCGACAACGAATGCTCAGGATATTGCAATTTTAAAATATCCCGGCGGTGGAGACTGGTACGCCAACCCTACGGCATTACCAAATCTAATTAAGTTTTGTAATGCCAATATCGGTACACAGATAAATGAAAAACCTGGAACTGTAGAAGCAAACAATAGTCTCATTTTTCAATACCCACTGTTACACATGACAGGACATGGCAACGTAGTATTTACCGATGTTGAAATTGAAAACCTTAGACAGTATCTTTTAGGAGGCGGCTTTCTTCACATAGATGACAACTACGGAATGAAGCCTTACGTAATAAGGGAAATCGCTAGATTATTTCCGAGCAAGTCTTTGGAGGAATTGGGAGCCGACCATCCCCTATTTTCTCAAGAATTTAAATTCAATCAAGGGCTTCCCAAAATTCATGAGCACGACGGTAATAGACCGCAAGCGTTAGGTATTTTTCATAATAATAGATTGGTGCTCTTACTTACGGTTGAGTCAGACCTGGGTGATGGCTGGGAAGATCCAGCTGTACATAACGATTCCGAAGAAGTTAGAGCTAATGCGCTGAAGATGGGAGCGAACATAATTTCCTATGTTTTTAAAAGTTAAACTATGACATCGAAGATTATTGCCAATGGCATATTAAAAGCAGTCGGGATTATCACTGGGGTTTTACTTCTTTTATACTTCCTCTATATCATTCGCTCCGTAATAGCATATTTGGCAATAGCCGTAGTGATTGCTTTGATAGGAAGACCTATTGTTATATTCTTGAGAAGAAAACTAAAATTCCCGAACATTTTGGCCGTTGTCCTGGCCATGCTTATTATGGTAGGAATTTTAGCGAGTATTGTGGCCTTGTTCATACCTCTGATTTCCGAACAGGGCAAGAATTTATCACTTCTAAATATAGACGAACTTCAGGACAGCATCAATAAATTGTATGACCAAATAACCCAGTATTTGGGGCTATCTTCTGAGGTGGTGGAAGATGTTATTGAAGATGCGAAAATTGAGAAAAATATCCTGGAGGGACTAGACCTGGGGTTTATACCAGATTTTTTGAACTCGTTTTTAGATGTTTTAGGAACAGCGAGTATTGGTCTATTTTCCGTTTTATTTATTTCTTTCTTTTTTCTTAAGGACAGTAAACTTTTTCAGAATGGACTTTTAACTTTTGTTCCAAAAACAAAAGAAGGAGGTACTATCAATTCAATAGATAAAATAAACAATTTACTTTCCAGATATTTTCTGGGTCTTCTCCTTCAGATATTCATTTTGTTCGTTATCTACACCATAGTCCTCTTGATTGTAGGTATTGAAAATGCAATAGTAATCGCTTTCCTATGCGCCTTATTTAATGTCATCCCGTATATAGGGCCAATTATTGGAGGGGTCATCATGATTATGTTGACCATGACCAGCAATCTTGGTTCGGATTTCAGTACTATAATCCTTCCGAAAACAGGCTATGTACTCATAGGGCTAGTCATTGGTCAGTTAGTGGATAACTTTTTCTCTCAGCCTTTAATTTTCTCCAATAGTGTTAAATCACATCCGTTGGAAATATTCTTAGTGATTATCATTGCCGGACTTCTCTTTGGTGTGGTAGGAATGATAGTTGCCGTTCCTGGTTACA
This genomic window from Maribacter sp. MJ134 contains:
- a CDS encoding translocation/assembly module TamB domain-containing protein; protein product: MGTIILSLEVVQTRLANYATTTINKEFGTNINIEKLRVSLITWDTALRGVYIEDYQKDTLFYVSELKTSILSVGNLAKGKLEFGDIDVDDLHFKLKSYYGERNTNLEVFIDKLDDGKPRNPGTPPFFFSSSFVDIKRSKFQYIDDNLENAEVLLFKKLNIQANDFQILGPEVSADIDEMSFYSKRGLQVERLKTDFKYTKQQMRFDSLHIKTPLSNLEGNLIFNYNREDFKDFLNKVNVEAVFQESVVAFDEINLIYNEFGKGKIATLTTNVNGVLNDLNTDDLFLFSDNTGIRGDFNFKNLFNKQKSFILDAKMKNVTSSYYQLNALLPNLIGNSLPSTFSKLGQFTIRGNALITDSSIDAKVNLNTAVGSSYADMVITDFNNIDNAAYKGFVSLIDFDLGDFVDSKSLGKTSLDFNVEGKGFVKEKLNTEVIGQIYSIEFNRYNYKDLKVSGILKEQLFDGSLSSNDENIKFDFKGLADFGETRNNFNFKAAVAYADFKKLNFINDSVSIFKGNVDMNINGTTLDNIVGDINFSKTNYQNANDTYYFDDFSVTSSFENPNTRIIKINSPDIITGFMKGDFRVKELGKLVQNSLGSIYTNYRPFQISDGQNLTFNFKIYNKIVDVFFPEVKFDPNTFIKGKIVADEGDFKLNFESPSIQAFGNSADNIEVKIDNKNPLFNTYVTVSDLNTPYYNLKDFNLINTTLKDTLFFRSEFKGGSEFNDSYNLNFYHTFNKENKSVIGLKTSDVSFKGNTWVLNKDGDSKNKVILNRSLDSITIQEIVMNNEQREQIRLRGQLADSTYKDLQLQFKIVSLNKITPVIDSLKLQGEVNGNLNVLQKDGIYLPSSNLNIEGFGINGMSLGDLAISIVGNRDLTEFQVNSQLSDNGVEKFAVVGKLDNTNKMPTANLVANFNDFDLEPFSPLGEGVIDNIRGDLSGRVNITGEVDNPDFNGLLTLDDAGIAIPYLNVDYGFGPRSRVRLENQTFNFENIALQDVYNSTKATLDGTISHSYFDNWVLNLNVDTNNDRFLILNKDFEEGDLYYGTGYLNGTGRIYGPTTALNIDVDGETARGTSLKIPLSDVASVGDYSFINFIEKNDLKTIAEQRQLKDYQGLELEFNLDVTPEAEVEIVTDTKTGSSLKGTGEGIILIQINTNGKFEMYGDFVVVTGEFNYKFGGIIDKKFTVKPGGTINWDQKPLEANLSMEAVYALNANPAPLLDDQGFTRRIPTNVVIKLTGELENPDIDFGIDFPGTNSIVQSELEYRLQDPTVEEKNAIFLLAQGTFVNDQSGINQQAITGNLVQSASGILNSILGGGDDKLNFGLSYEQGLQDRNAAIETDDRIGVTVSTQISDRVLFNGKVGVPVGASSETLVAGDFEIQVLLNEEGTLSAKFFSRQSEIQTFLPDQQGSTQGAGLSYEVDFNSFKELFRKILRKKEQGSEVEKKKIPNDSLQIPTVMGRDSLLNFYAKPKSIQ
- the tsaD gene encoding tRNA (adenosine(37)-N6)-threonylcarbamoyltransferase complex transferase subunit TsaD, which translates into the protein MLESKNIYILAIESSCDDTSAAVLQNNIVLSNVVANQKIHEEYGGVVPELASRAHQQNIVPVVNQALAKANIDKKQLSAIAFTRGPGLMGSLLVGTSFAKSLALGLNIPLIEVNHMQAHILAHFIKEEHMAAPSFPFLALTISGGHTQIVKVEDYFKMEILGQTLDDAVGEAFDKSAKILGLPYPGGPLIDKYASKGNPLRFEFPQPKVDGVNFSFSGLKTSILYFIQKKTKEDPNFIKENLTDICASIQYTIVKILMSKLKKAVKLTGIKQVAIGGGVSANSGIRRALQEAEENLGWVTYSPKFEYCTDNAGMIGIVGYLKFLNKDFSAQHITAKARYII
- a CDS encoding 16S rRNA (uracil(1498)-N(3))-methyltransferase, which encodes MQLFFNAELTKTTTSFEFDALESKHIIKVLRRKRGDQLQITNGKGAIFEATITDDHVKKCTVTITKVSHTIPRRYWLHMAVAPTKTNERFEWFLEKATEIGVNEITPIICERSERKTVKTERLKKVVQAAMKQSFQSYLPKVNEPVSLKAFLERPKEGLLFVAHCEDDVEKYELKRRVAPDKPVTILIGPEGDFSSQEIKQATTNGFLPVSMGRNRLRTETAGIVACATIAMINNG
- a CDS encoding DUF1223 domain-containing protein is translated as MRKLILPVIFSLVLVLMAFKEYNTEKTATLTKEWKSSEAANGLVVLELFTSQGCSSCPPADAFLHDVQNLYPDNVLALSYHVDYWNYIGWEDPFSSSDYTQKQRNYNIKFRSRSNYTPQLVINGKEHLVGSHKTKIINKIDSYKNLEQINPISFQGKRVDDKFVFSYEVEGNLKDKELRLVTVLNERITQVKRGENRNRSLKNANIVVGEKTIPLTAENGEGAVLIPDMVTSKDKVSVFLLVQDHNLDITGGAKLALGN
- a CDS encoding DUF4159 domain-containing protein; the encoded protein is MNSTTNAQDIAILKYPGGGDWYANPTALPNLIKFCNANIGTQINEKPGTVEANNSLIFQYPLLHMTGHGNVVFTDVEIENLRQYLLGGGFLHIDDNYGMKPYVIREIARLFPSKSLEELGADHPLFSQEFKFNQGLPKIHEHDGNRPQALGIFHNNRLVLLLTVESDLGDGWEDPAVHNDSEEVRANALKMGANIISYVFKS
- a CDS encoding AI-2E family transporter → MTSKIIANGILKAVGIITGVLLLLYFLYIIRSVIAYLAIAVVIALIGRPIVIFLRRKLKFPNILAVVLAMLIMVGILASIVALFIPLISEQGKNLSLLNIDELQDSINKLYDQITQYLGLSSEVVEDVIEDAKIEKNILEGLDLGFIPDFLNSFLDVLGTASIGLFSVLFISFFFLKDSKLFQNGLLTFVPKTKEGGTINSIDKINNLLSRYFLGLLLQIFILFVIYTIVLLIVGIENAIVIAFLCALFNVIPYIGPIIGGVIMIMLTMTSNLGSDFSTIILPKTGYVLIGLVIGQLVDNFFSQPLIFSNSVKSHPLEIFLVIIIAGLLFGVVGMIVAVPGYTAIKVILKEFLSDNKIVKSLTRNL